From the Zonotrichia albicollis isolate bZonAlb1 chromosome Z, bZonAlb1.hap1, whole genome shotgun sequence genome, one window contains:
- the SMIM15 gene encoding small integral membrane protein 15, with the protein MFDIKAWAEYIVEWAAKDPYGFLTTVILALTPLFVISAALSWKLAKMIEARERELKKKQKRQENIAKAKRTKKD; encoded by the coding sequence ATGTTTGATATTAAGGCTTGGGCCGAGTACATTGTGGAGTGGGCTGCCAAGGACCCCTACGGCTTTCTCACCACTGTGATCTTGGCTCTGACGCCACTGTTTGTCATCAGCGCGGCGCTGTCATGGAAGCTTGCAAAGATGATTGAGGCCCGGGAACGAGAgctgaagaagaaacagaaacgCCAGGAGAACATTGCAAAGGCCAAACGAACAAAGAAGGATTAA